One Thermoplasmata archaeon genomic window, ATGTCGAAGTCGGTGGGCAACCTCGTGCCGTTGCGAACCGCCCTCGACCAGGTCGGGCCGGGCCCGCTGCGCTGGTACCTGCTCGGCACGCCCCTTTCGAAGCGACTCGCGTGGGATCCACGGGCCCTGGCCCGGGCGCAGGCGGAGTTCCGGACGGTCCGCCGCGCCGTGCGTTCGTTCGTCCGGGCTGTACCGTCCGGTCGCGGCCGTTCGGCGTCCGTTCGCGCGCTGTCGGAGGGGATCCGTCGGGATCTCGCGTCGGGGCTCGCGGTCGAGCGTGCCTACGATCGGCTCCGCCGCTGGGCCGCGCGGCGACCGCGAGGCGCCGGCGGGCGAGCCGCGCCCGGCGAGCGGTCGGCCGCCCGGGCCGCGCTCCTCGATATCCAGGAACGGACCGGACTCCCGCTGCTCTAGAGTCCCGCTCGATCGACGGCCAGGCTGAGGCCGTTGCCGCCCCCCATGCAGAGCGTGGCCAGTCCGAGCTGGGTGCGGGACCGGACGAGCTCGTGGACCAGGCTCACGACGATCCGAGCACCGCTCGCGCCGATCGGGTGACCGAGCGCGACCGCCCCGCCGTGGACGTTGAACTGCTCCTCGGTGAACCCGAACGTCCGCTGGACGGCGAGCGACGCCGATGCATAGGCCTCGTTGTGCTCCACCCGGTCGAACGACGCCGGACCGAGGCCGGTCCGGCTGAAGTGCTTGCGGAGGGTCGGGATCGGCGACTCCATGACGTCGCGGGGGTGGACCCCGCTCTCCGCGGCCGAGTGGATCCACGCGAGCGGCCGCGCCCCGCGTTCGCGGACCTCGCGGGCGCTGACGAGCAGGAGCGCGGCGGCACCGTCGGAGAGCTTGGAGGAGTTGCCGGCGGTCAGGACCCCGTCGGGTTGGAAGGCCGGCGGCAAGCGGGCGAGCTTCTCGAGCGTGGTGTCCGCGCGGGGGGCCTCGTCGTGGTCGAGTCCCGTCCCGCCCGGCGTGAGGCTGGGCGGCACGGCCTCGAGCTCGCTGCGGAACGTCCCCTCGGCCGTCGCCCGCGAGGCCCGAAGGTGGCTGCGCAATCCGAAGGCGTCGACCTCCGCGCGGGTGAGCCCGAACTTCCTCGCCACCCGTTCACCCGTGAGGCCCATGATCTCGTGCTCGTCGTACGCGTCGATCAGGGCGTCCCGCTGCATGCCGTCGTCGAGCGTGTGGGGACCGGGCAGGCTGCCCCAGCGCAGCGCGCCCGGCAACAGGTACGGCGCCATCGACATGCTCTCCATGGCCCCGACGAGCACCCGGTCGAAGTCGCCGGCGCGGATCGCCGCGTAACCGAGGTGGATCGCCTTCATTCCCGAGCCGCAGACCATGTTGATCGTCGCGGCGCCGACCTCGTCAGGGACCCCCGCCCCGCGCAGGACCTGTCGTGCCGGGTTCTGGCCGACGCCGGCCTGGATCGCCTGACCGAACAGCACCTCCTCCACCTCGCCGGCGGCGACGTCCGCCCGGGCCAGCGCCGAACGCGCCACGAGGGCGCCGAGGGCAGGGGCCGGCACAGCGCGCAGCGTCCCTCCGAACCGACCGATCGGGGTTCGGACGGCGGACAGGATGGCGACGCGATGCTCCGGCTCGCTCCCCATGTTCGTTCGATCTCGCGGAGGAAGGCCGGAGGTGGGCGGCGCGCCGCGGGAAGCGGTCCGTCAGTCCTCTTCCACGCGCGGCGCGAGCAGGTAGCGGCCGTCGCCCCGGCCCCCGCTCATGCCGAACTCCACCTTGAGCGGGTACTCGTTGCCGACGTGGAGGGTCGTCTCGTCCGCGGCGATGGACTTCACCATGGCGGAGAAGAAATCGAGCGGGTACATGCTCTTCACCGGCTCCTTCGCGTCGAGCCGGGTGAGGTTCTCCTTCGGGATCCTCAGGTCGAGACGGTCCGTCTCGCCCTCGGAGTGCATCGTGAACGCCTCGGGATCGACGGTCAGCGTGACATGATCGGTGAAGCTCTCGCTGCCCCGGATGCCCTGGCGGAGGTCCTCGGTCTTGACCGTGACACTTGCCGGAGGGTTCACGTTCGGCACCTTCGGATCCGTGATGCCCGCGGGATCGACGACCGCCATCTGCCGCGTCACTCGGCCGATCGACGCGACGAGCCGGTTCTTGCCGTCGAACTGGAAGTCGATGATGTCGCCCGGCTTGGAGAGCCGGAGCACCTCCTTGAGCTTCTCGATGTCGACGCCGATCTCCGTGGGTTCGCCCGTGAATTCCTCGAACACCGTCTTCTGCAGCTTGAGGACCAGCATGGCGACGTGGGACGGGTCGACCGCCTTGGCCTCGAGACCGTCCTTGGAGATCCCCAGCTTCACCTCGCTCACGAGGGTCGAGACGACCTCGACCACCTCGCGGAGGTTCTCCATCTTCATGCGGAGCTTGAACATCCGAAACCTCGGCGCGCGACACAACGGCCCCCCTAAAAAGCCTTCTTCGCCGCCGCCGACGGAGCAACGCGTTTCCGCACCGGAGCCTGGCCGCGAGAGATGACCGAGCTCGCGTATCTCCCCGACATGCCGGCCGCCTACGTGCGCGACTTCCGCGCGCGGATCACCGCGCTCCCGCCCGGGGGGGTGGTGCTCGAGCGCACCTACTTCTATCCGACGGGGGGCGGCCAGCCGGCCGACCACGGCGAGCTGCGGGCGCCGGGCGGTCGGCCGCTCGCAGTGGTCGACGTCACGAAGTCCGGGCCGGCGGTGGTCCATCGACTGTCGGGGCCGCTCGAGGCGATGCGGGCGCTGAGCGTCGGCGGCGAGGTCGAGGCGCGGATCGACTGGGAGCGCCGGTACCGGCACATGCGACTGCACACCGGACAACACCTGCTCAGCGCCTGCATCTACCGGCGGTGCGGCGTGCGCACGCTCCGGGCGGCCCTCGCCGGCGCCGGCGCGACGCTCGACCTGGAACGCCCGCTCCCGCCGGAGGCGCGCGAAGCGCTCGAGGGGGACGTGCGAGAGGCCATCGAAGCGTCACGACCCGTCTCGATCCGCAGCCTTCCCCGCGGGGAGTGGGACGCCCAGCCCGACGCCGGCCGCTCCGGACTCGTGCCGCTCGCGCCCCAGGTCGATCCGGTCCGGGTGGTCGTCATCGACGGGACGGATCAATGCCCGTGCGGAGGCACGCACGTCCGCTCGACCGGAGAGATCGGGGGCCTCCGGCTGCGTCCGTTCGCGCCGAGGCCCGATGGCGCCGTGCGCGTCGCCTTCAGCCTGGAGGGGGGCGCGCCTTCCACTCCGAGCGAGTGACGCCGTAGACGAGCACGTCGTGCCACCGACCGTGGTGGAAGAGCGCGGAGCGCAGCAGGCCCTCGCGCCGGAGGCCGAGGCCCTCGAGCAGTCGGAACGACGGGACGTTCTCCACGTCGCAGGTCGCACCCACCCGCTCGACGGAGGTGGTCGCGAACAGGTGGCCGACCAGCAGACCGACCGCCTCGCGACCGTAGCCCTTCCCGCGGGTCGCGCGGTCGCCGAGCACGTACCATACGTCGAGGTACTCGAGCACCGGATGCGCCCGGTAGTATCCCACAAACCCGATCGGGCCGGGTCGCTCGCGGCGTTCGACAACGAATCGGGGCGCGAGGGACGCCGAGTCCGACGCGGCGGACTCGACCGCGGCGACGAAGGTATCGAGCGTATCGACCTCGAAGCGGTCGAACGGCGCGACGATCTCGGGGTCGTTGTACCAGGAGAACAGCAGCGGGTACTCTGCGGCGGCGAGCGGCCGGAGCCGGACGGCCGGACCCTCGAGCACCACCATCGCGGCGCTCAGACGCTCGTCGCGCCGTCCCGTGTGCCCCGGGCCGCCCCGCTCTCCGAGCCGTCGGGCGGGGCCTCGGAGTCGTCGGGGATCGCGCCGGTCAACTCGCGCAGATGCTCGAGCGCCTTGCGATGGCCGGTGGGCGTCAGCGAGAAGACATGCTTCGGCTCGGAGTAGCCGACCACGTACTGCGTTCGCCGAAACACCATCCGCGACATCTCGAGCGAGCGCAGCGCGTTCTTCAGCGTCGCCGGGTCCTCGTTCGAGAACTTCCGCGCGATGCCGAACTCGGTCGTCCACTGGTCCGCCTCGAAGCGGATCTGCTGGCCGCGATGCTCGAGGAGATGGAGCAGGAGGGAGCGCTCGAGCCGCTCGAGATCCTGCTCTGCCATCTCCCGTCCGGCCGGCGATCAGGAGATCGTCGTAATCTCGTAGTTCACGTCGAGCCCCTTGAGGCGGGCGTGCATGTCCGCGACGAGTCGAATGACGCCGTCCAGGGAGGCCCGGTCCTTCCACTTGTAGACGAAGTCGTGCATGCCCATCGACTCCTCGAATCCCAACTGGCGCATGACCTCCATGACCTTGAGCGGGTCCGCCCCTTCCGAGTGGAAGGTCATTCGGACGTACGTACGCATGGGTTCACGCACCGAGACCGAGGCCGCCGGGAGCCGGCCATCGAGTTTAGGCGGCCGTTCGTTTATATATGCTTCCCTGAGTGGTCGACCGCCCGGCATGTCGAACGCGCGCGACGAGGGTCCGGTGGTCGTCACGGGCGGCGCTGGCGCCGTCGGGAGCGTTCTCGTGCGCCGGTTGCTCGCCGAGGGCCGCGAGGTTCGTGTCATTGACAATCTTTCGAGCGGCAAGCGGAGCCATCTGCCCCCCGTCGACGGCGCCCGCCTGTCGCTGACGGTCGCCGACATCAAGGCGCCCGAGCACTACGCCGAGCGGCTGGACGGGGCGACCGCGGTCTGGCACCTCGCGGCGAACACCGACATCCGCCGCGGCTCCGAGAATCCGCGGCTCGACCTCGAGGAGGGCACCGTCGCGACCGCCATCCTCCTCGACGAGGCGCGGCGCCACGACGTCCCCGCGATCCGCTTCTCCTCCTCGAGCGTCGTCTACGGCTGGCCCACCGTCTTCCCGACCCCCGAGGACTACGGCCCGCTGGAGCCGCAGTCGCTCTATGCCGCCGCCAAGCTCGCCGCGGAGGGCCTGTTGAGCGCGCACGCCCACAGCTACGGGATCACGGCCCACATCTTCCGGTTCACGAACGTGATCGGGCCCGGGATGACCCACGGCGTCCTCCACGACTTCTTCGAGAAGCTCGAGCGGGACCCGAAGCGGCTCGAGGTCCTGGGTGACGGCCGCCAGTCGAAGAGCTACCTGCGCACCGAGGACTGCGTGGACGGGATGCTGCTCGGCGCTCGCCGCGCGCACGACCGGGTGAACGTGTTCAACCTCGGCACGCCCGACCGCATCTCGGTCCGCGAGATCGCCGAGAAGGTCGTCGCGGCCCACGGGGGCCGCGCGCGCATCGAGTACACCGGCGGCGAGCGTGGCTGGGCCGGCGACGTTCCGCAACAGCTGCTCGCGATCGACCGGATCCGGCAGCTCGGCTGGACACCGCGCCACTCGAGCGCGGAGGCGATCGACCGGACGATCCGCGAGATGGTGGAGGCTCGGCTGGCGCGCTCGGGCCGCGCCTAGCCGCGCCGGTGGTCCTCGGCCGACTGCCGGTATGCCTCGACGTATCGGCTCACGACCGACGGCCAAGAGTACCGCTCGCTCGCGACGCGTCGCGCTTCCTCCCCGAGGCGCCGGAGAAGGACCGGGTCGGCCGCCGCGGCCTGCGCGGCGGCTCGGAAGCTCGCGACG contains:
- a CDS encoding thiolase family protein, with translation MGSEPEHRVAILSAVRTPIGRFGGTLRAVPAPALGALVARSALARADVAAGEVEEVLFGQAIQAGVGQNPARQVLRGAGVPDEVGAATINMVCGSGMKAIHLGYAAIRAGDFDRVLVGAMESMSMAPYLLPGALRWGSLPGPHTLDDGMQRDALIDAYDEHEIMGLTGERVARKFGLTRAEVDAFGLRSHLRASRATAEGTFRSELEAVPPSLTPGGTGLDHDEAPRADTTLEKLARLPPAFQPDGVLTAGNSSKLSDGAAALLLVSAREVRERGARPLAWIHSAAESGVHPRDVMESPIPTLRKHFSRTGLGPASFDRVEHNEAYASASLAVQRTFGFTEEQFNVHGGAVALGHPIGASGARIVVSLVHELVRSRTQLGLATLCMGGGNGLSLAVDRAGL
- a CDS encoding DNA polymerase sliding clamp encodes the protein MFKLRMKMENLREVVEVVSTLVSEVKLGISKDGLEAKAVDPSHVAMLVLKLQKTVFEEFTGEPTEIGVDIEKLKEVLRLSKPGDIIDFQFDGKNRLVASIGRVTRQMAVVDPAGITDPKVPNVNPPASVTVKTEDLRQGIRGSESFTDHVTLTVDPEAFTMHSEGETDRLDLRIPKENLTRLDAKEPVKSMYPLDFFSAMVKSIAADETTLHVGNEYPLKVEFGMSGGRGDGRYLLAPRVEED
- a CDS encoding alanyl-tRNA editing protein; amino-acid sequence: MTELAYLPDMPAAYVRDFRARITALPPGGVVLERTYFYPTGGGQPADHGELRAPGGRPLAVVDVTKSGPAVVHRLSGPLEAMRALSVGGEVEARIDWERRYRHMRLHTGQHLLSACIYRRCGVRTLRAALAGAGATLDLERPLPPEAREALEGDVREAIEASRPVSIRSLPRGEWDAQPDAGRSGLVPLAPQVDPVRVVVIDGTDQCPCGGTHVRSTGEIGGLRLRPFAPRPDGAVRVAFSLEGGAPSTPSE
- a CDS encoding GNAT family protein — encoded protein: MVVLEGPAVRLRPLAAAEYPLLFSWYNDPEIVAPFDRFEVDTLDTFVAAVESAASDSASLAPRFVVERRERPGPIGFVGYYRAHPVLEYLDVWYVLGDRATRGKGYGREAVGLLVGHLFATTSVERVGATCDVENVPSFRLLEGLGLRREGLLRSALFHHGRWHDVLVYGVTRSEWKARPPPG
- a CDS encoding NAD-dependent epimerase/dehydratase family protein yields the protein MSNARDEGPVVVTGGAGAVGSVLVRRLLAEGREVRVIDNLSSGKRSHLPPVDGARLSLTVADIKAPEHYAERLDGATAVWHLAANTDIRRGSENPRLDLEEGTVATAILLDEARRHDVPAIRFSSSSVVYGWPTVFPTPEDYGPLEPQSLYAAAKLAAEGLLSAHAHSYGITAHIFRFTNVIGPGMTHGVLHDFFEKLERDPKRLEVLGDGRQSKSYLRTEDCVDGMLLGARRAHDRVNVFNLGTPDRISVREIAEKVVAAHGGRARIEYTGGERGWAGDVPQQLLAIDRIRQLGWTPRHSSAEAIDRTIREMVEARLARSGRA